TCGTCCATTGAAACCATGAAAGCGCGCGCCCTTCCATGTAAAATGACGCAATGGTAAGTCGTTCATTCTCTGGTGTTCTGTGGTATTCAAAAAATTGGTTGATTTTGAAAATCCAACCAAGAGATTTTGTGCCATCAAAGCGTGGAACCTCAAGCTTCATTTTATGGCTTTGTGTAGGTACAGGTGGTGGGGGTGGTGTGTATGAGCTAGAAGGAGACGAAAACATGGGGGTGACCCGAGTCAGAAGGTCGTCAATCTTCTGAGTGAGGGTATTCATGGATTCACCAAGGAGGGTTTTATGGTTAGAGAGGCGAAGCAGAGCCTCATCAAGCTTATCCGAGGAACTCATGGAGGTGGATTCGCAACGAGAGCACCAATTTGTTAGACACAGAAACTAATAATGCTGGGTTCGAGGCCAGCTCCTCCAGAATTAAGAGAGGGAAAGGGGAAGCAGACATAGAGAGAAAGGAAGTTGTATTTTCATTCATGTCTTATTGTTATTACAATTGCTTATTTATACTAACTTCCCTACTAACAGAATTTGTCTTCTTATGCTCAGGGAATATTTTCCAAATCATTGGCTAATTTTATTGTGATCATGTTGTCCCCTGCAATACCATCAACCAACAATTCTGCAATTGCGGATTCTCCTTTGCGCAACCACGTCAGCTTCCCTTCATATCAGCCTCATCATATGTAGTCGTTTAGGTAAGAAGGTCTTGTGATGACCCTCTTGGACTTTCCTACTGACTGCACCAATGTGTTTTGTGACTGCACCCTTGTTTCGTGTTCTTGGTCTGTTGTTGTTATTTTCACCTCCTTCTTGCTTGTGCTTGCTTCAGTCTTTGTATCAAAAAGCCTTTTCTTTCcggtattataaatttatgactGAGTTTGAAACTTGATTTGATAGTTGACATTCCGGTCTCAATAACTAAACAACAAAACCGCGAGTCCACGTAGCACGTAAGCCTTCAACATCAAATCTATTAGCTGGTGTACCTACTCATcgaattaaattagaaaagatCATTGACTAATATCAAGGCTTCTTTAGTCATCCATAATAAAACTTGCACAAAGAAATTTTGTGCGACAAAACTAAATTTGAAACTAAGATGGTGTATATTATGTACTTGCCTTCCGTAAATTATCCCCTTAGATTTGATTAATACAAGTCTAATCAATAATTAGGCCTCCTAAGACAACTGAAGGTAACACTTATTTGCTTATTTTGAAGCatataaaatatagtttatcAAGAGAATAAAGTTAACGGTATAAGCAGATTCCATGACACAGCAAACTACAATCTCCGATTAATCTCTTgataatatcatattaaaacAACTATGGTGTCAACAAAATTAATCGGTACAATGGAGAAAGAAACCTAACACTAATCAAAATTCCCTGTGGAATGCACTTGAACTTCTTCAGTTGTCCAATTGTTCCTATTGCTTCATGACACAAGGGTTTCATCAAGTCATAATTCAAGTAAGAAGCAACTTGAAACGAGCATTCTTACTGCTGCTGGAGTATTAACCAACCCAAGGGACATTCACAAGCTTTGACTAAACCAATGGCATGCACACTGGAAAAGACTAAACTCTATTATCAAAATTGTAACTGTTTTCTCTATCCTAGGGAGTTATGCCAGGGACCAAGGGTACAGGTGGCttggttttctttattttatccaCCAATATAGCTTGAGTAGTTAGAACTGCACCAGCAACAGAAACTGCACTTTGAAGAGCACACCTTGCAACACGACTAGGATCCGCTACTCCAGCATTCAAAAGATCTTCATATGTGCCTGTCATTGCATTATATCCAATTCTCCAATCATGTGTTCTAATCTTCTGGACAACAATGTCTCCATCAACTCCCGCATTAGTTGCAATTGATTTTGCAGGTTCAAGGAGTGCCTGCAATGATTCATATACAACCCCTTATATATGTTAAAAGCACTCCAGAGTCCAGACaagttcatacttcatatggAATCTTAACCTTTGTTTATGTGCTGGACTTGGTTATACAGTTATACGGATagtaatatttaatacaaaaaacatcattacaactacagatttttattttagacccataaaatatcaataaataccCTGCTCAAgagttaatattttctttttatattaacatTGCAAACCAATATGCTTCGTATAATTCAAGACTATGTTCCTCTAAGTAGCAAAGACTCACCCAAGAAAGTATAGTCAAAATGTAAGAAACCTTGGTTGAACCCCTAACACACTCACTGTCTGGCTCATGCAGGTTTTTCAGAAAAGTGAATGTTCCACCAAAATAATCAGGTATATTTTATGAAGTAAaagcttttctttcaattacaatccaaacaagaatttaaaaaagaaaactcgCAAATCTCCTGGATTTCAAAAGATGCAAATCTCATAAGTCAACACTccactaatttaaattttttcatggaAAGAAACAGTTTACATGAAAATAAGCTTAGAACATTCACTACAAAGTAAAATCAATAGGAGAAGAAATATATGAAGGAGAACCAGTATATTACAAAATGTAACCACACCTTTGCTACAATATCAGCACCAATTTGCTCCTCTAGATCTTCCATGGAGTTCATTATTGTTGGTATCAAGTCCAATAGGTGGACATATGTGGCACCCCCTCCAGGAACAATTCCCTCGCTTATGGCAGCAAATGTTGCATTCTTTGCATCATCAATTCTAAGTTTCCTATCTTCAAGTTCTACTTCAGTATGTGCACCTACCTATGCAATTGGTTATTGCATTATGTAATAAACACTTGAGAGTGAAAATAATGTTAATGTAACCTTGTGGACAAAATTTAAgagagttattttttttctgtacGACAAATTGCAATCAAGAATTGAGAACGcagaaaacaaatgaaagtcAGTAAGATCTGTGCAATTAACACGATGACCTACTAGGTCTCATGCATAACCTATACCAGGATTATGTAATAGATACTTCACTTCTTTTATAGGATCCAAGCTAATTgttagttttcatttaaaactgTTAGAACCTGGGTTTTGGGCCTAACTCAACTCTACAAAACCGGCTTGTAAGATGGGGATTGCTCCCCATTTATATACTTTATCTCAGTACTATCTCTAGCCAATGTAAAACTTCAGCATACCCTTCTTTTGCCCACGGCTACCCACCACAATGTAGGACTTCAACACACCCTTTTTTTCCCACAGCTACCCGCCAAAATGTGGGACTTCAACACATACCTCTTTGCACACAGGTACCTAGGATTGACCACAATTAAGGTGACTTTCCAACACTCCCCCTCACGTTACCCACCTAGAGTGTGATAAACACAAGGGACCCCTCAATGGATTTAGGATAGACTCTAACATCATGTTAGCAACGAACTTGAATACTCAGTTGCATGGAGGTCCTCATCTTTGTTGGATGCAAAATCACCCTTGTTTGTCTAACTCACAATATCAACTTTTGTGTTCTCAAAGACTTTGGACGGTTAGTTTGCTCATCCAGAAAGGGCTCCACCATAATGATGGGCTTCTCATAGTGACCCATGTTACTCAAACCCTTCCATTGCACCTCCTCCTACCTTGATGCAACCCTTTTAAAGTAGGGACATAAGGTTGTATTTCAAAAACTTAGCTCCATTTAAAGATTTCCGAGAGAGTGAAAAAAGGTTGAGATGCGAGTGAGGATGGCGAAGTTGGCAGCGTGGAGGAGCAACGTGAGTGAGTAGCAACAGTTAACTTTATAAACCTACTTTAAACATTCTCGCTCGcatctcaaccctttttcactCTCTCAAAAATCTTTAATGGAGCTAAGTTTTTGAAATACAACCTTATGCCCTTCTTTAAAAGTGTAGCATCAAGGTAGGAGGAGGAGCAATGGAAGCGTTTGAGTAACATGGATCACTGTGAGAAGCGCATTATTAAGGTGGAGTCCTTTCTGGATGAACAAATTAACCCTCCAAAAGACTTTGAGGACACAGGAGTTGATATTGTGAGTTGGACAAACAAGGGTGATTTTGCATCAAACAAAAATGAGGATCTTGAAGCAACTgactattcaagtttgtttaCTAACATGATATTAGAATCTATCTTAGATTCATTGGTGGGTCCCTTGTGTTTATCACGCTCTAGGCATGTAGCCTTGAGTGTGAGGGAAAGTGTTGAAAAGTCACCTTAATTGTGGTCACCCTTAGGTAGTTGTGTGCAAAGACGGGTGTGTTGAAAACCCACATTACGACGGATAGCTTGGGAAAAAATGGGACATGTTGAAGTCCCACATTAACTAGAAATAGTGGTaagatagaatatataagtgggaAACAATCCTTATTTTACAATCCGGTTTTGTAAGGTTGAGTTAGACTCAAACCCACGCTGTAACAAATACTAATTGGCGTAGACAGAAATTGCCCAATAGGTACATGAACTGCACACTACTAATTGAGGTAATACCAttttagatttcatcttaaaccAATTAACATTAAGTGGAGTTGTCCAATAGATATACAAATCGCACCCAATAATTGAGGTAGGTGATGCGGGACTTTCCAACATTAAAGGTGAACAAAGCCCTATAACCAAAAATAAGGGAAACCAAttcaaaatctatttttaataatattttttattattttatgaaatcctcatacaaatattataaataaaagggCAACCCTAATGCTCCCACTACAAACAAAGAGTCTGTTTCCACAATTAACCTTGTTCCAAGTCACAAGGCAAGGCACCGACCTTACTGATGTGTTAAGCTCAACCTCAAACAAGAATTTTATGCCAAAACTGACGTGGTGTGAGATCAAGAATTTAGatttatattatctttaattttttacaagACTCGATCTCATACAATTCAGAACCCTACAACAATTGATAGGGAAAAAAATAGAACGACCACAATTCTGATTTGAGTTATGAGAGAAGCAATGGGCCATTTTGAGCTATTAGTTAAATGAATGATATAGTATTATTGTAATATTTGGTTTTGAGTTTTtactgaaaaaaaagaaattaaaaagtaaaagaagaaaaattattgcAGAGAAGATAAGCAACAAATAgatgatatattatttatgataaatataacACGaataaaatagaagtgattagtgaaattttttatagGATCTCAGTTTTGTAAAGATAACATATCAAGAAGGCTAGTAGATGGACAAACTGGCATCAGTCCATTTCTCAAGTCAAGTTAAAAGCAAGAAAAATAACACTATGATCCACTAAAAACCAATAATATATAGAATCTCAGTCGGGACAACAGAGTAAGAGATGCAAAAGTAAAATTagcaaagtaaagaacaaaGGCTACCAGAATACAGGCAGCCCCTGACATGTTTAATGAATTAGGTACCTTTATAACAGCTATACCACCAGAGAGTTTTGCAATTCTCTCTGAGAGCTTTCTTGACAGGTTTGCATTATCTGTTTCACTAAGATCCTTCTTTATCTGTGAAATTCTAGCCTGAATTTCAGCCTTCATACTAGGATCAGCAATGATAGTTGTCGCATTACTGGTTATTGTCACTTTCAGTGCAGTGCCAAGCTGGTCCGATGTGGCACCATCAAGTGTGAGACCCAAGTCTCCAGAAAGAAAATCAGCTCCTGTGGCGATAATGTCAACATGAGGTCAAACAAGCAGAACAGAAAAAGTGTGCTGATCTTAAACATGAGGCCAAACAAGCAGAACAGAAAAAGTGTGCTGGTCTTAAACAAGGCTAGACAGAAGACTCTTTCTGAGAtatgcaaacaaaaaaaaatacatcctggttatatttaagaaaacaaaatcagAATTTCAAAGTATCCTCATGCAGATAGTCACATGCAACGTACAAAAAGCAACTCCAAAATTTAACATCACCCCATATGTAATTCAAGTctttatcaataattatttctattaacaGAACTGAGGTCCTGAAACATTACACAAGGTTGATTGCAAGTTTTGGCAGCAAGACCTAGGCAAATATTAAATGACAAGGTGGCATCGCATTAGTACCCAATGCAGTCAAACTGGTtaactaaaacaaattaataaatgaaaacaaaaagaaatgacaGAAAAGTTTCTTGTCTCAAACAAATAGGCTTCATGAAAAGAACTCAAAAATAGGAAGCATAACACTAGTATAGAGGAAGTTGGCAGAAATATCAACCAAGATTATCAAATTCTGTAGGAACTCACCAGTCATAAGGGCAATATCTTGTAACAAAGCTTTCTTTGCACCTCCAAATCCTGGACATTTTACAACAGCAACTCTTAGTAATCCTTGCATTTTGTTCACCACTAAGGTCTccaacacttgccttgtgataTCCTCTGCAATAATTAAGAGTGGAACACTCAACTGCATAGCCTTTTCCAGCAAAGGAACTATTTCTTTGACATTTGAAATCTTTTGATCAGTTACCAAAACTTTAACCCAGTCAAACTCTACAATGGACTTCTCCTGGTTTGTAATAAAGTGAGGAGACATGTAACCCTTATCGAACTGTACAAAAAGGACAAACAACATATGTCATAGCGCAAAACACAAGGATTATTCAGATATGAGCAAGAAGAACTGATGTTGGTTAttgagtaatatttttttttttgctcagcaaaaataatatattatattatagatgagtaccagaggtactagatAATACAAATTTAGAGCCAATTTACAGGTAGTTCGGGACAAAACATGATACAGTAGCTAAAATAGCCCAAACTACTCAAATAAGACCAGGTTATTGAGTAATATTATCtgttagaatataaaaaaaaataatatcttatcatattttagagTATCTTACTTAGACTCTCCTTTAACATTAGTTTCCCTTAGGATTGATTACCATATTTCATTATCTCATTATTAGTTTCCCTAATAAGTTAGGATTATAAGTAGTGCTCTAGGTCTACGTTACAAGACCATATTATCACATTGTAAACATTACAGTACtctattattattcaaattgtCTTTTCTCATAATCTCTTTCCTATACACCTAAAATCCCCACAATTTTAACAATATCCCAACCTTCATCCCTTCTTCAATTATCACAGAGGTTTCAGATGATGAGGAAGACTCAATAGAGATCACCCCATCTGAACCAATCTTCTCCATAGCTTCAGCAATCAAGTTACCAACATACTCGTCATTTCCAGCAGAAATCGATGCTACAGCTGCAAAAGAGAAGGAAGATATCTTCAATATTTTCTTGTGAAGAAAACCCCTTAATTTGacaaaattcaaacaaacagaAGCAAAGACCTCTAATATGCTCCCTTCCTTCAACAGGAACACTTCTCTCCTTCAAGAACTTGACCAACTCCTTTACAGTCTTTTCCATCCCCTTCTTCAAAGAAATAGGATTAGCCCCAAAAGCAACTGCTAGTAGTCCAGACTCAATCATGGCCCGAGCCAAAATAATTGCAGTGCTAGTACCATCACCAGCCAACTCATTCATTTTGCTTGCAACCTACGAGCAGGAAAACTAATAACATAAATACATCTCTGGTTACTATTGTCTCAAATTTTATCCATTTAACCTGTGGCAAAATCCTAACAACCATGATCAACCTCTTGAATTAGGATGGCACCTGCATTCTCAATTGCATCCGAAAGCTCAATGGATCGAGCAATTGTAACGCCATCATTAATCACTTTAAGGTTTCCGGATTCAGAAAGAATTACATTTCGTCCTACATGGTTAGGAATGAAATAAATAAGCAAGAAAAGTCAACAAGCACTGGACTAGAATCAACCAATGactatataataatattgaGATTCAAAAGCAAGGAATTTCCagctcaaatataatttaaagcaATTTTGAGGCTTGTTAGTGTTTCTTCAAATTAGCTTATTTTGTATACAAAACAGCTTATAATCAAACCAAAGcccaatcaaaacaaaaaatgcactTGGTGCATGTTTGGATTCATAATGGATCAtccaaaataatgttaaaacaCCAGCTAACatgattttagttaattttttgtgtatttGGGTGAGCTTTGTAAACTTAATTCTGAATGAAATTGATCTTGAAGTGAAGTAATTTATGTCAGATGTTTAATGTTTTAACTCTAAAAGCAAGTTAGCAGTAAActcaatacaaaaaatattatacagcACAAAAGTTATCTAAAGTTGCTTCAACTTGATCGATTTTGGACCTAGATGTAATTTCTCAAAGTGAAACCAAACATGTGAACACTTACCTAAAATCATATTAGCTGGAATTCGAACGTGATGAACTCAAACATGTTCATGTGTTTGGTCCCACGTTGAGAAGATTATTTTTGGGTGTAAAGTTGATTCTAAGTAGCTTTTATgttggattaaaaaaatgagcTTTACTCCTATCTTACTTCGAAATAAAAGCGTACAAACATAATTTTActtcaaaatcattttcataaaaaagaaaaaaaaaaaacttcgcaAGGGCTCACCCAAACACACACTTAACCAAACCAGTTGCTGATAGAGATTCTAGGTATTGGTCATTGTTGAGGCAGAAAAATGCAATTGAATATGATAGCAATTAAGCAATGCAACAAATTAGCTACACAATAACAATGATTTGGTCAATCATCAAATTGCGAAGCATAGTCCATAGTGATACATATACCTTTGGGTCCAACAGTAAGAGAGACAGCATCAGCGAGTTTATCAATCCCAGCTTGTAAGGCTTCTCTGCACTCTTTGCCAAATAATATCTTCTTAGGGCCAGCGCACACCACAAAACGCGGCATTTTGCGAACCCCAAATGCCATCGTTTGGTTCCAATGAAAAGGCTGCAACAACAAAACAATGTAGTAAAGTCAGAAACATGGAAGAGAGTGTGAGAGCATAGCATAGCAATAAGCAAAAGCAAAGGTACTTACTGAGAATGATGAAAAGGAAGGGGTTTTATTGGGAGGGAAGAAGAATAGCGAGGAGAGAGAAACGTGGCTCCTCATGATGTGTTGTCGGAGACAGAGTTTGAAAAAAAGTGGAAGCTCACTGCTTCTTCAAGGAGTTTTTGTATGGATTGAAACAACCACCGCAGCTTACGCTGTTTCCGCCGTCGCGGGCTCGTCGGCACCGGCGGTTTTGCGGTGTTACTGAAGTCGTAAACCAAAATCGTCGCACGGTTTCACAACGATCTTGTTTGCGATGTCGTTTGTGCGAGCCATTTTGATATATTGTGaaaatcagataaaaataaaaagaaatatttttataaccaAAGTTAAGAATTCATATCTATATGTTTAAATGAGTGATTTAGTCCCTACAGTTcgtatcttttaatttttattgtttgaaactgatttttttaatttttatatttttaattttaattttttttagttactataatttaaaagtgattttttagttcttatcatttttattttaatttttgtaatttgaaaataaactttttagtctttataatttatattttaatcattatcatttttacaaaaaaaaaatatataaataattagttacaaattaattataaattatcaactattttttattacaaattatcttgtaataaattagttatgaattatttgctaatattttgtagttaattgtaattgataatattactcatattttgatggtaagaactaaaagaaaattaaaatataaagtatatggactaaaaagatcactttcaaattatagggactaaaaaggaattaaaatacaaatgataaggattaaaaaaaccactttcaaactataaggattaaaagagaattaaaatgtaaattatagggactaaaaaaatcactttaaaaatataagaactaaaaggtACAAATGATGAAACTATAGGgaccaaatgaataattaaacttaTCTATATAAATCCATGTAAAAGAATAGTATGTCGAAAAGTCCAAATAGATATCTTATATTGTTGACACCTATCCTCCCTTAGTTGACAAAAtgggaattttgaaaatttatactCCACTCACACTCCTTCTATTAT
This region of Glycine max cultivar Williams 82 chromosome 7, Glycine_max_v4.0, whole genome shotgun sequence genomic DNA includes:
- the LOC100786724 gene encoding chaperonin 60 subunit alpha 2, chloroplastic isoform X1, with amino-acid sequence MRSHVSLSSLFFFPPNKTPSFSSFSPFHWNQTMAFGVRKMPRFVVCAGPKKILFGKECREALQAGIDKLADAVSLTVGPKGRNVILSESGNLKVINDGVTIARSIELSDAIENAGAILIQEVASKMNELAGDGTSTAIILARAMIESGLLAVAFGANPISLKKGMEKTVKELVKFLKERSVPVEGREHIRAVASISAGNDEYVGNLIAEAMEKIGSDGVISIESSSSSETSVIIEEGMKFDKGYMSPHFITNQEKSIVEFDWVKVLVTDQKISNVKEIVPLLEKAMQLSVPLLIIAEDITRQVLETLVVNKMQGLLRVAVVKCPGFGGAKKALLQDIALMTGADFLSGDLGLTLDGATSDQLGTALKVTITSNATTIIADPSMKAEIQARISQIKKDLSETDNANLSRKLSERIAKLSGGIAVIKVGAHTEVELEDRKLRIDDAKNATFAAISEGIVPGGGATYVHLLDLIPTIMNSMEDLEEQIGADIVAKALLEPAKSIATNAGVDGDIVVQKIRTHDWRIGYNAMTGTYEDLLNAGVADPSRVARCALQSAVSVAGAVLTTQAILVDKIKKTKPPVPLVPGITP
- the LOC100786724 gene encoding chaperonin 60 subunit alpha 2, chloroplastic isoform X2, which encodes MMALQLLDPLSFRMQLRMQVASKMNELAGDGTSTAIILARAMIESGLLAVAFGANPISLKKGMEKTVKELVKFLKERSVPVEGREHIRAVASISAGNDEYVGNLIAEAMEKIGSDGVISIESSSSSETSVIIEEGMKFDKGYMSPHFITNQEKSIVEFDWVKVLVTDQKISNVKEIVPLLEKAMQLSVPLLIIAEDITRQVLETLVVNKMQGLLRVAVVKCPGFGGAKKALLQDIALMTGADFLSGDLGLTLDGATSDQLGTALKVTITSNATTIIADPSMKAEIQARISQIKKDLSETDNANLSRKLSERIAKLSGGIAVIKVGAHTEVELEDRKLRIDDAKNATFAAISEGIVPGGGATYVHLLDLIPTIMNSMEDLEEQIGADIVAKALLEPAKSIATNAGVDGDIVVQKIRTHDWRIGYNAMTGTYEDLLNAGVADPSRVARCALQSAVSVAGAVLTTQAILVDKIKKTKPPVPLVPGITP